The proteins below come from a single uncultured Campylobacter sp. genomic window:
- a CDS encoding type II secretion system F family protein, with product MKFFEVEYMANGRRQKMTLKANNKSEAQAIAKTRNAGVVVKVGETKNVPIQEQFGDLVEKMSVFLGGSKIKINNLIASFRQLSVMTNAGISIHDSIKEVAKSTEDKKLKAIFTTLNDDLNQGQSLTDAIMKFKNQLGDVVIAMIKLGENTGNMSESLQKLSDILQEIWENQRKFKKAMRYPITVMSAMAIAFIVLMMYVVPKFREIFEQLGADLPTPTIILLGIESALSNYGLYMLIGLIATIFIMKHLYKTNQEFKYGFDKFLLKVYLINKIIFYSTMNRFNLIFTELVRAGIPIAEALETATLTVDNQEIHDKLATIKIAVQRGISLTEAMRDTELYESMLIQMLSAGERGGAIDAMLEKVTDYYKAKFSDLVDNISGYIEPIMLLFMAAMVILLALGIFMPMWDLGNAVQGRK from the coding sequence ATGAAATTTTTTGAAGTAGAATATATGGCTAACGGTCGTAGGCAAAAGATGACCCTAAAGGCTAATAATAAAAGCGAGGCGCAAGCCATAGCAAAAACTAGGAATGCCGGCGTGGTCGTAAAGGTCGGAGAAACGAAAAATGTTCCCATTCAAGAACAGTTTGGAGATTTAGTAGAAAAGATGTCCGTCTTTTTGGGTGGCTCAAAGATAAAGATAAATAATCTAATTGCTTCTTTTAGACAATTAAGCGTTATGACAAATGCCGGAATTTCAATCCATGATAGCATAAAAGAGGTAGCAAAGTCCACCGAGGATAAAAAACTAAAGGCGATATTTACTACGCTAAACGACGATCTTAACCAAGGACAAAGCCTTACCGACGCTATTATGAAATTTAAAAATCAACTAGGCGACGTAGTTATAGCCATGATAAAACTAGGTGAAAATACCGGTAATATGTCGGAGTCTTTACAAAAACTATCTGATATATTACAAGAGATTTGGGAAAATCAGAGAAAATTTAAAAAAGCTATGAGATATCCCATAACCGTAATGTCGGCTATGGCCATTGCCTTTATAGTACTTATGATGTATGTCGTACCTAAATTTAGAGAGATTTTTGAGCAGCTTGGAGCAGATTTGCCAACCCCGACTATTATACTACTCGGTATAGAAAGCGCTCTTAGTAATTACGGTCTTTATATGTTAATTGGTCTTATAGCTACTATTTTCATTATGAAGCATCTGTATAAAACCAATCAAGAGTTTAAGTATGGCTTTGATAAATTTTTATTAAAGGTGTACTTAATAAATAAAATCATATTTTATTCTACCATGAATAGATTTAACCTAATTTTTACAGAACTAGTTAGAGCCGGTATTCCGATAGCGGAGGCTTTAGAAACAGCGACATTGACGGTTGATAACCAAGAAATACACGATAAGCTCGCAACCATAAAAATAGCCGTCCAAAGAGGTATATCGCTAACGGAAGCTATGAGAGATACCGAACTTTACGAGAGTATGCTTATTCAGATGCTAAGCGCAGGCGAAAGAGGCGGCGCGATAGACGCAATGCTTGAAAAAGTAACGGATTATTATAAAGCCAAATTTAGTGACCTAGTAGATAATATATCAGGCTATATAGAGCCTATTATGCTTTTATTTATGG